Proteins encoded in a region of the Prochlorothrix hollandica PCC 9006 = CALU 1027 genome:
- a CDS encoding ATP-binding protein → MSTNITLDDFYKLFQESERQRQETERILQQSWEQSRLALEQSQLAWEQRLAQEAAARLQTQQDWEQKLAQEKAAREQQLAQEKAAREQQLAEEKTAREQQLAQEKAAREQQLAEEKTAREQQLAQEKAAREQRLVEEKAAWEQKLARREAEWDRSQREWEKQYQALTAVVDRTSRGIDGLNGRWGKFVENFVEPAVVRLFQARGIPVTETAQRVKQTRGEFAMEIDILAENGDVAVAVEVKSHLTQDAVDEFLGNLVNFKRAFPKYQAYQIYGAVAGIDIDKGVDRYAYRQGLFVIRQSGDTVELANNPQFRPTPW, encoded by the coding sequence ATGAGCACTAACATCACCCTTGATGATTTCTATAAATTGTTCCAAGAAAGCGAACGCCAGCGCCAGGAGACCGAACGCATCCTCCAGCAATCCTGGGAACAGTCCCGGTTGGCCTTGGAGCAGTCCCAGCTAGCCTGGGAACAGCGTCTCGCCCAGGAAGCCGCCGCCCGCCTCCAGACCCAGCAAGACTGGGAGCAGAAACTGGCCCAGGAAAAAGCGGCGCGGGAGCAGCAACTAGCGCAGGAAAAAGCGGCACGGGAGCAGCAACTCGCCGAAGAGAAAACGGCACGGGAGCAGCAACTCGCCCAGGAAAAAGCGGCACGGGAGCAGCAACTCGCCGAAGAGAAAACGGCACGGGAGCAGCAACTCGCCCAGGAAAAAGCGGCACGGGAGCAGCGACTAGTCGAAGAGAAAGCGGCATGGGAGCAGAAACTGGCCCGACGGGAGGCGGAGTGGGATCGCTCCCAGCGGGAATGGGAAAAACAGTATCAAGCGCTCACGGCGGTGGTCGATCGCACCAGTCGAGGCATTGACGGCTTAAATGGCCGCTGGGGTAAATTCGTGGAAAACTTTGTGGAACCGGCTGTGGTGCGGCTGTTCCAGGCGCGGGGTATTCCCGTGACGGAGACGGCTCAACGGGTGAAGCAAACGCGAGGCGAGTTTGCCATGGAAATTGATATTCTGGCGGAAAATGGGGATGTGGCGGTGGCGGTGGAAGTTAAATCCCACTTAACCCAGGATGCTGTGGATGAATTCTTGGGGAATTTAGTCAATTTTAAGCGGGCCTTCCCCAAATACCAAGCCTATCAAATCTATGGGGCCGTGGCGGGCATTGACATTGACAAGGGGGTGGATCGCTATGCTTACCGCCAAGGTTTGTTTGTCATTCGCCAATCGGGGGATACCGTAGAATTGGCCAATAACCCTCAATTTCGTCCCACTCCCTGGTAA
- the lysS gene encoding lysine--tRNA ligase: MSELRATRLEKVQELRQLGLNPYAYRWDSTHTAAQLQEQYRDLEAGTEVEVEVAIAGRIMARRVFGKLAFFTLQDETHTIQLYLDKKKIDGSMAGTGSSAFNILKTLTDVGDFLGVKGSIRRTDKGELSVSVHDYQVLTKALQPLPDKWHGLTDVEKRYRQRYVDLIVNPDVRDTFRRRAQITASIRRYLDDRGFIEIETPVLQGEAGGAEARPFVTYHNTLEMDLFLRIATELHLKRLIVGGFEKVFELGRVFRNEGVSTRHNPEFTSIEIYQAYADYQDMMVLTEELVVRSAQTTLGTLEITYQGTPIDLTPPWRRVTMAQAVQEVTGLNFSQFSDLDTAKTAATAAGLEGIADCPSLGHLLNEAFEQKVETTLIQPTFIIDYPVEISPLAKPHRSQPGLVERFELFVVGRETANSFSELTDPVDQRQRLELQSAKKAAGDLEAHGVDEDFLLALEYGMPPTGGLGIGIDRLVMLLTDSPSIRDVIAFPLLRSEKPLATEDTPPQQ; encoded by the coding sequence ATGTCCGAACTTCGCGCCACCCGCCTCGAAAAAGTCCAAGAACTACGTCAACTGGGATTAAACCCCTACGCCTACCGCTGGGATAGCACCCACACCGCCGCCCAACTCCAGGAACAGTACCGAGATCTGGAAGCGGGAACCGAGGTGGAGGTGGAGGTGGCGATCGCCGGACGGATCATGGCACGGCGCGTCTTTGGCAAACTGGCCTTTTTCACCCTTCAGGATGAGACCCACACCATCCAGCTTTACCTCGACAAAAAGAAAATCGATGGCTCCATGGCCGGGACAGGCAGCAGTGCCTTCAATATCCTCAAAACCCTGACGGATGTGGGGGATTTTCTGGGGGTTAAGGGCAGCATTCGCCGCACCGACAAGGGAGAACTGTCGGTTTCGGTACATGACTACCAAGTGCTGACCAAAGCCTTGCAGCCCTTACCGGACAAGTGGCATGGTCTCACGGACGTGGAGAAGCGCTATCGCCAGCGCTATGTGGATCTGATTGTTAACCCGGACGTGCGGGACACATTTCGCCGCCGTGCCCAAATTACCGCTAGTATTCGCCGCTATTTGGACGATCGCGGCTTTATTGAAATTGAGACCCCAGTGTTACAAGGAGAGGCGGGGGGCGCAGAAGCGCGGCCCTTTGTGACCTACCACAACACCCTCGAAATGGACTTATTCCTGCGCATTGCCACGGAATTACACCTCAAGCGGCTAATTGTGGGAGGGTTCGAGAAGGTCTTTGAGCTGGGGCGGGTTTTTCGCAATGAGGGGGTTTCTACCCGCCATAACCCGGAATTCACTTCCATCGAGATTTACCAAGCTTACGCAGATTACCAAGATATGATGGTCTTAACGGAAGAGCTAGTGGTGCGATCGGCCCAAACCACCCTCGGTACCCTAGAAATCACCTATCAAGGCACTCCCATCGATCTGACCCCCCCCTGGCGACGGGTGACCATGGCCCAGGCTGTTCAAGAGGTCACCGGTCTCAATTTCAGTCAGTTCTCGGATCTGGACACGGCGAAGACTGCGGCCACGGCGGCGGGTTTGGAGGGCATTGCCGACTGCCCCAGCTTGGGCCATCTGCTGAATGAAGCCTTTGAACAAAAGGTGGAAACCACCCTGATCCAGCCCACCTTTATCATTGACTACCCGGTGGAGATTTCGCCTCTGGCCAAGCCCCACCGCAGTCAGCCCGGTTTGGTGGAACGGTTTGAGTTGTTTGTGGTGGGACGGGAGACGGCCAATAGTTTTTCGGAGTTGACGGATCCGGTGGATCAGCGGCAGCGGCTGGAGTTGCAGTCGGCGAAAAAGGCGGCGGGGGATCTGGAGGCCCATGGGGTGGATGAGGATTTCCTGTTGGCCCTGGAATATGGAATGCCCCCCACGGGGGGCTTGGGCATTGGCATCGATCGCCTGGTGATGTTACTGACGGATTCCCCCAGTATTCGGGATGTGATTGCTTTTCCGTTGCTGCGATCGGAAAAACCCCTAGCCACCGAAG
- a CDS encoding peroxiredoxin-like family protein — protein MNPYYLLQSSQRQRVSDGSVVPLDQGWAGDYRLLLVWPQLGDFDSLEYAWWIQRQRSQLQALGVTVRAVGIGDRGAGQRFCDYSGFPGADLFVDPQGELHQQLGLYPGLQVPLPGVSPRQRAMVNLLLMCAGVGSPGTLGEVFRGYWGDRRAPQLIADDEVVEAKPLPPLRGSVFRWAGGQGFQRPFELATLRLRNMAEVLSHWSTYVPDGAQVTQRGGTFLWGATGELLYEHRDRGLLGFSASMGNPLQFLDQFLDQCLDPAVSP, from the coding sequence ATGAACCCCTACTACCTCCTTCAGTCCAGCCAACGCCAGCGTGTCAGTGATGGGTCTGTGGTGCCCTTGGATCAGGGCTGGGCGGGGGATTATCGCTTGCTGTTGGTGTGGCCCCAGTTGGGGGACTTTGACAGTTTGGAATATGCCTGGTGGATCCAGCGCCAACGATCGCAGTTGCAAGCCCTAGGGGTCACAGTGCGGGCGGTGGGCATTGGCGATCGCGGTGCAGGGCAGCGGTTTTGTGACTATAGCGGCTTCCCAGGGGCAGATCTATTTGTGGACCCCCAGGGGGAACTGCATCAGCAGTTGGGGTTATATCCAGGGCTACAGGTGCCCCTGCCCGGTGTCTCCCCCCGCCAGCGGGCCATGGTCAATTTGTTATTGATGTGTGCGGGGGTGGGCAGTCCCGGCACCCTGGGGGAAGTCTTCCGGGGCTATTGGGGCGATCGTCGCGCTCCCCAACTGATTGCTGATGATGAGGTGGTGGAAGCCAAGCCCTTGCCTCCCCTGCGGGGTTCGGTATTTCGCTGGGCCGGGGGTCAGGGGTTCCAGCGTCCCTTTGAACTGGCCACCCTCCGTTTGCGCAATATGGCGGAGGTGTTGAGCCACTGGTCTACCTATGTACCCGATGGGGCGCAGGTGACCCAGCGGGGGGGCACGTTTTTGTGGGGGGCGACGGGGGAACTGTTGTATGAGCACCGCGATCGCGGGCTATTGGGGTTTTCGGCATCCATGGGCAATCCCTTGCAGTTTTTGGATCAGTTTTTAGATCAGTGTTTAGATCCTGCCGTTTCCCCTTGA
- a CDS encoding ATP-binding protein: protein MSTNITLDDFYKLFQESERQRQETERILQQSWEQSRLALEQSQLAWEQRLAQEAAARLQTQQDWEQKLAQEKAAREQQLAQEKAVREQQLAQEKVAREQQLAEEKTAREQQLAEEKTAREQQLARREAEWDRSQREWEKQYQALTAVVDRTSRGIDGLNGRWGKFVENFVEPAVVRLFQARGIPVTETAQRVKQTRGEFAMEIDILAENGDVAVAVEVKSHLTQDAVDEFLGNLVNFKRAFPKYQAYQIYGAVAGIDIDKGVDRYAYRQGLFVIRQSGDTVELANNPQFRPTPW, encoded by the coding sequence ATGAGCACTAACATCACCCTTGATGATTTCTATAAATTGTTCCAAGAAAGCGAACGCCAGCGCCAGGAGACCGAACGCATCCTCCAGCAATCCTGGGAACAGTCCCGGTTGGCCTTGGAGCAGTCCCAGCTAGCCTGGGAACAGCGTCTCGCCCAGGAAGCCGCCGCCCGCCTCCAGACCCAGCAAGACTGGGAGCAGAAACTGGCCCAGGAAAAAGCGGCACGGGAGCAGCAACTAGCCCAAGAGAAAGCGGTGCGGGAGCAGCAACTGGCCCAGGAAAAAGTGGCACGGGAGCAGCAACTAGCCGAAGAGAAAACGGCACGGGAGCAGCAACTAGCCGAAGAGAAAACGGCACGGGAGCAGCAACTGGCCCGACGGGAGGCGGAGTGGGATCGCTCCCAGCGGGAATGGGAAAAACAGTATCAAGCGCTCACGGCGGTGGTCGATCGCACCAGTCGAGGCATTGACGGCTTAAATGGCCGCTGGGGTAAATTTGTGGAAAACTTTGTGGAACCGGCTGTGGTGCGGCTGTTCCAGGCGCGGGGTATTCCCGTGACGGAGACGGCCCAACGGGTGAAGCAAACGCGAGGCGAGTTTGCCATGGAAATTGATATTCTGGCGGAAAATGGGGATGTGGCGGTGGCGGTGGAAGTTAAATCCCACTTAACCCAGGATGCTGTGGATGAATTTCTGGGGAATTTAGTCAATTTTAAGCGGGCCTTCCCCAAATACCAAGCCTATCAAATCTATGGGGCGGTGGCGGGCATTGACATTGACAAGGGGGTGGATCGCTATGCTTACCGCCAAGGTTTGTTTGTCATTCGCCAGTCGGGAGATACCGTAGAACTAGCGAATAACCCTCAGTTTCGTCCCACTCCCTGGTAA